One genomic segment of Anguilla anguilla isolate fAngAng1 chromosome 2, fAngAng1.pri, whole genome shotgun sequence includes these proteins:
- the psmc3ip gene encoding homologous-pairing protein 2 homolog, whose protein sequence is MSKSKDASGVSLILDYLNEKNRPYSAQDVFSNLQKQHGLGKTAVVKAVELLAQQGKIKEKIYGKQKIYFADQSQFTDVSDTELKGMDNQISELNTLVQTVSQSCRQLDSELKELNSSLTTKEMTSEIQELTQECALYRERLAKIKSATNHVTPEEKEKIHKEQSLYVKEWKKRKRLATDMMGAILEGYPKSKKQFLEEVGIETDEDCKVTVPDV, encoded by the exons ATGAGTAAATCAAAAGATGCATCAG GTGTTTCTCTCATTCTTGACtacttgaatgaaaaaaatcGACCATACAGCGCTCAGGATGTGTTTAGTAATTTGCAGAAACAGCACGGCCTGGGAAAGACG GCTGTGGTTAAGGCTGTAGAGCTGCTGGCACAACAAGGAAAGATTAAGGAGAAGATCTATGGCAAGCAGAAGATATATTTTGCAGATCAG TCCCAGTTCACAGATGTGAGTGACACAGAACTGAAGGGTATGGACAATCAGATCTCGGAGCTAAACACCCTTGTTCAGACAGTGTCACAAAGCTGTCGACAGCTGGACTCAG AACTGAAAGAGCTCAACAGCTCCCTGACCACAAAGGAAATGACGTCAGAAATCCAGGAGCTGACACAGGAGTGTGCCTTGTACAGGGAGCGCCTGGCGAAGATCAAATCAGCCACTAACCATGTCACTCCTGAAGAGAAGGAAAAG attCATAAGGAGCAGAGTCTATATGTTAAAGAGTggaagaagaggaaaagatTG GCAACTGATATGATGGGTGCCATTTTGGAGGGATACCCAAAGAGCAAGAAGCAATTTTTG GAAGAAGTTGGCATAGAAACAGACGAGGATTGCAAGGTGACAGTGCCAGATGTTTAA
- the mlx gene encoding max-like protein X isoform X2 has protein sequence MTESAVSSDDPWIKADGVFGDSSFDQNFLTENAGKGMGSSRANSIGSTSASSVPNTDDEDSDYRQETSYKESYKDRRRKAHTQAEQKRRDAIKKGYDDLQSIVPTCQQQSEFTVGSQKISKATVLQKTIDYIQFLHKEKKKQEEEVSMLRKEVMALKIMKINYEHIVKAHQDNPQQGEDNVSDQVKFRVFQNIMDSLFQSFSASISVSSFRELSACVFSWLEEHCKPQTLREFVVGVLRQLNGQLY, from the exons ATGACAGAAAGTGCCGTGTCGTCTGATGATCCCTGGATCAAA GCAGACGGTGTGTTCGGCGACAGCAGTTTTGACCAGA ATTTCTTGACTGAGAATGCTGGGAAAGGGATGGGAAGCTCTAGAGCCAATAGCATCGGGTCCACAAGTGCCTCATCAGTACCAAATACAG ATGATGAAGACAGTGACTACAGACAGGAGACATCGTACAAGGAGTCGTACAAAGACCGGCGGAGGAAGGCACACACCCAAGCGGAGCAGAAACGAAGGGATGCCATCAAG AAAGGCTATGATGACTTGCAGTCAATTGTCCCCACATGCCAACAGCAGTCAGAGTTCACTGTGGGGTCACAGAAAATCAGCAAGGCCACTGTCCTACAGAAAA CTATTGACTACATCCAGTTTCTACAcaaggagaagaaaaaacaggaagaggaagtgtcCATGTTGCGGAAAGAAGTAATGGCATTGAAAATCATGAAAAT AAACTATGAGCACATAGTCAAGGCACATCAGGACAATCCACAACAGGGTGAGGACAATGTGTCGGACCAGGTGAAGTTCCGGGTGTTCCAAAACATCATGGACTCCCTGTTCCAGTCCTTCAGTGCCTCCATCTCAGTGTCTAGCTTCCGGGAACTCTCCGCCTGTGTCTTCAGCTGGCTGGAGGAGCACTGCAAGCCCCAG ACACTGCGAGAGTTCGTGGTGGGAGTGCTTCGGCAGCTGAACGGCCAGCTGTACTGA
- the mlx gene encoding max-like protein X isoform X1 — protein sequence MTESAVSSDDPWIKQADGVFGDSSFDQNFLTENAGKGMGSSRANSIGSTSASSVPNTDDEDSDYRQETSYKESYKDRRRKAHTQAEQKRRDAIKKGYDDLQSIVPTCQQQSEFTVGSQKISKATVLQKTIDYIQFLHKEKKKQEEEVSMLRKEVMALKIMKINYEHIVKAHQDNPQQGEDNVSDQVKFRVFQNIMDSLFQSFSASISVSSFRELSACVFSWLEEHCKPQTLREFVVGVLRQLNGQLY from the exons ATGACAGAAAGTGCCGTGTCGTCTGATGATCCCTGGATCAAA CAGGCAGACGGTGTGTTCGGCGACAGCAGTTTTGACCAGA ATTTCTTGACTGAGAATGCTGGGAAAGGGATGGGAAGCTCTAGAGCCAATAGCATCGGGTCCACAAGTGCCTCATCAGTACCAAATACAG ATGATGAAGACAGTGACTACAGACAGGAGACATCGTACAAGGAGTCGTACAAAGACCGGCGGAGGAAGGCACACACCCAAGCGGAGCAGAAACGAAGGGATGCCATCAAG AAAGGCTATGATGACTTGCAGTCAATTGTCCCCACATGCCAACAGCAGTCAGAGTTCACTGTGGGGTCACAGAAAATCAGCAAGGCCACTGTCCTACAGAAAA CTATTGACTACATCCAGTTTCTACAcaaggagaagaaaaaacaggaagaggaagtgtcCATGTTGCGGAAAGAAGTAATGGCATTGAAAATCATGAAAAT AAACTATGAGCACATAGTCAAGGCACATCAGGACAATCCACAACAGGGTGAGGACAATGTGTCGGACCAGGTGAAGTTCCGGGTGTTCCAAAACATCATGGACTCCCTGTTCCAGTCCTTCAGTGCCTCCATCTCAGTGTCTAGCTTCCGGGAACTCTCCGCCTGTGTCTTCAGCTGGCTGGAGGAGCACTGCAAGCCCCAG ACACTGCGAGAGTTCGTGGTGGGAGTGCTTCGGCAGCTGAACGGCCAGCTGTACTGA
- the mlx gene encoding max-like protein X isoform X3: MIPGSKTVLAMSQQADGVFGDSSFDQNFLTENAGKGMGSSRANSIGSTSASSVPNTDDEDSDYRQETSYKESYKDRRRKAHTQAEQKRRDAIKKGYDDLQSIVPTCQQQSEFTVGSQKISKATVLQKTIDYIQFLHKEKKKQEEEVSMLRKEVMALKIMKINYEHIVKAHQDNPQQGEDNVSDQVKFRVFQNIMDSLFQSFSASISVSSFRELSACVFSWLEEHCKPQTLREFVVGVLRQLNGQLY; encoded by the exons ATGATCCCTGGATCAAA GACTGTTCTTGCAATGTCTCAGCAGGCAGACGGTGTGTTCGGCGACAGCAGTTTTGACCAGA ATTTCTTGACTGAGAATGCTGGGAAAGGGATGGGAAGCTCTAGAGCCAATAGCATCGGGTCCACAAGTGCCTCATCAGTACCAAATACAG ATGATGAAGACAGTGACTACAGACAGGAGACATCGTACAAGGAGTCGTACAAAGACCGGCGGAGGAAGGCACACACCCAAGCGGAGCAGAAACGAAGGGATGCCATCAAG AAAGGCTATGATGACTTGCAGTCAATTGTCCCCACATGCCAACAGCAGTCAGAGTTCACTGTGGGGTCACAGAAAATCAGCAAGGCCACTGTCCTACAGAAAA CTATTGACTACATCCAGTTTCTACAcaaggagaagaaaaaacaggaagaggaagtgtcCATGTTGCGGAAAGAAGTAATGGCATTGAAAATCATGAAAAT AAACTATGAGCACATAGTCAAGGCACATCAGGACAATCCACAACAGGGTGAGGACAATGTGTCGGACCAGGTGAAGTTCCGGGTGTTCCAAAACATCATGGACTCCCTGTTCCAGTCCTTCAGTGCCTCCATCTCAGTGTCTAGCTTCCGGGAACTCTCCGCCTGTGTCTTCAGCTGGCTGGAGGAGCACTGCAAGCCCCAG ACACTGCGAGAGTTCGTGGTGGGAGTGCTTCGGCAGCTGAACGGCCAGCTGTACTGA
- the mlx gene encoding max-like protein X isoform X4, which produces MGSSRANSIGSTSASSVPNTDDEDSDYRQETSYKESYKDRRRKAHTQAEQKRRDAIKKGYDDLQSIVPTCQQQSEFTVGSQKISKATVLQKTIDYIQFLHKEKKKQEEEVSMLRKEVMALKIMKINYEHIVKAHQDNPQQGEDNVSDQVKFRVFQNIMDSLFQSFSASISVSSFRELSACVFSWLEEHCKPQTLREFVVGVLRQLNGQLY; this is translated from the exons ATGGGAAGCTCTAGAGCCAATAGCATCGGGTCCACAAGTGCCTCATCAGTACCAAATACAG ATGATGAAGACAGTGACTACAGACAGGAGACATCGTACAAGGAGTCGTACAAAGACCGGCGGAGGAAGGCACACACCCAAGCGGAGCAGAAACGAAGGGATGCCATCAAG AAAGGCTATGATGACTTGCAGTCAATTGTCCCCACATGCCAACAGCAGTCAGAGTTCACTGTGGGGTCACAGAAAATCAGCAAGGCCACTGTCCTACAGAAAA CTATTGACTACATCCAGTTTCTACAcaaggagaagaaaaaacaggaagaggaagtgtcCATGTTGCGGAAAGAAGTAATGGCATTGAAAATCATGAAAAT AAACTATGAGCACATAGTCAAGGCACATCAGGACAATCCACAACAGGGTGAGGACAATGTGTCGGACCAGGTGAAGTTCCGGGTGTTCCAAAACATCATGGACTCCCTGTTCCAGTCCTTCAGTGCCTCCATCTCAGTGTCTAGCTTCCGGGAACTCTCCGCCTGTGTCTTCAGCTGGCTGGAGGAGCACTGCAAGCCCCAG ACACTGCGAGAGTTCGTGGTGGGAGTGCTTCGGCAGCTGAACGGCCAGCTGTACTGA